A segment of the Streptomyces sp. NBC_01235 genome:
TGTCGTCGGCCCTGCCCTCGAGGTAGAGGTAGCCGTCGTGGTCGAGGCGGCCCTGGTCGCGGGTGTGGAAGTAGCCCCGCTCGTCGACCGCCGAACCCTGCCCCGCGTACTCGCCCGAGACCTGCTCGCCCCGCACCCAGATCTGCCCCCTCTCCCCCGCGCCGACGACCTCCCCGCACGCATCACGTATCTCCAACTCGACGCCGGGCAGGGGCAGTCCGGCCGAGCCGAGACGGGCGCGTACCGCGGGATCGTCGCTCGAGACGGCCGCCCGGTGCTCCCTTGGGCCGAGGACGGAGATCGTGGAGGAGGTCTCCGTCAGCCCGTAGGCGTTGACGAAGCCGACGTGCGGCCACGCGCGCAGCGCGGTCTCGATCACCCGCACCGGCATCCGGGCCCCGCCGTAGGCGAGCGCGCGCAGCGAGGGCACGGAGCGGTCCAGTCCGTCGGCGTCCATGAGGCGGGCCAGCATCGTCGGCACGACCATCGCGTTGGTGACCCGCTGCTCCCGCACCATGCCGAGCCAGCCCTCCGGGGTGAACTGGTCGAGGGTGAGGGTCCGGCGGCCCGCGTACAGGTTCGTCAACACGTTGGACACGGCGGCGATGTGGTAGGGCGGCACGCTCATGAGCGCGGCCTCGTCGGCGCCGGCTCCGGCGAACTCCACCGTGCCGAGGACGTACGACACCAGGTTGTGGTGGCGCAGGACCACGCCCTTGGGGGCGGACGTCGTGCCACTGGTGTAGATCAGCACGGCGGGGGCTTCGGACGGTTCCGGATCGAGGTCGTCGCCGGTGTCCGCCGCGGCATCGGTCAGCCACTCGGCCGGCGCGCGCACCGGCAGTCCGGCGCGGCGCAGCGCCCCGGCCTGTTCCGGTTCGGCGATGCCGAGGGCGCGGGGGTGGTTGGCCAGCAGGGCGTCGAGCTGTTCGCCGCCCAGCCGGTAGTTCACCGGGACGAGGGGCACTCCGGCCCGGGCGGCGGCGAACTGCGCGACCGTGAAGGCGGGGCCGTTCGTGGCCAGGTACACGAGGGCGTCGGCGCCGCTCGCGCGGACCACCCGAGCCCCGCCCACCGACAGCCCACGAAGCCGCGACGGGGTCAGCCCGTCCTCCGCGCGCCCGATCACGACGCGGTCGCCGAAGCCCTCGGCGGCCATGTCCAGGAGCATCGATATGTTCATCGGCCCGCTCCCGCCGCTCAGTCCGAGGCCGGCAGCGGCTTGGGGCTCTTCATCGGCAGCGGCACACCGTTCACCGCCAGGGTGCCCGGCCCCGGCTTGGTGCACAGCAGCTCCAGACCGAGTTCCTCGTCCGCGTAGCGCTTGCCGAGCAGCGAACCGCCCGACAGCTGCGGGTCCACGGTGCCGGTGGCCGGCCCCGGCGGGTTCTCCTCGGTCATCGCGGCACCGCCGCAGGTGATGTCCACTTCATGTTCAGGGCACCGGACGACGATCACGGTCGTCGTGTCGACGGTACTGGCGAGCATCTGCCCCACACGTGGCCTCATCGGTGCTTCCTCCGCGGATGTCGTTCCGTTCCGGGCGCTCCAAGACCAGGAAAAAGTATACTACTTACCTGGATCACGTCGAGATGACGGAGCGATGCGCCGACTCACGAACGGAGTTGCCGGATGGACCTCAGGACCGTTCTTTTCGAGGTGACCGACCACGTCGCCACGATCACACTGAACCGGCCGCAGGCCATGAACAGCTTCAACCAGGCGATGCTGGAGGACTTCTCCCTCATCTGGGACACGGCCAAGGCCGACGACGATGTGCACGTGGTGGTGTTGCGCGGTGCCGGCGAGCGCGCGTTCTGCACCGGCATGGACGTGAAGGAGGGGATCGACCGCCACCCCAACGTCTGGTCGCAGACCGACCCCGGGGAGTACCTGTCGCCGAAGCTGAACCAGGTGTGGAAACCCCTGGTGTGCGCGGTGCACGGGATGGCCGCCGGCGGGGCCTTCTACTGGCTCAACGAGGCCGACATCGTCATCTGTTCGGACGACGCGACGTTCTTCGACCCGCACGTCAGCTACGGACTCACCGCGGCGCTCGAACCGATCGGGCTCGCTCGGCGCATCCCTCTCGGCGAGGCGCTGCGCATCGCCCTGCTGGGCCTGGACGAGCGCGTGTCGGCCGCGCGCGCCCTGCAGATCGGCCTGGTCAGCGAGGTGCTCCCGGGCGAGCGGCTGTGGGATCGCGCCGACGACATCGCGCGCGTCATCGCGGCCAAGCCGCCCGCGGCGATCCAGGGCACGGTCCGCGCGATCTGGGAGTCCCTCGACTCCACCCGCACCCAGGCGTTGCGCACCGGGCTGTCCTACACCCAGATCGGCAACCCGATCGGGAAGGCCCAGGTGGACCGATCGGCGGTTCCCCGCGGGCGCTGGACACTGCGCTGACCCTCCCGTACGGTACGGTCCGACCGTAAAACAGTATACTTTTTTCACGGGAGGCTCCCATGCGGTTCGGCATGCCCTGGCCGGGGCGGGACGTCGGGCGCGAGGCCGAGCAGGCCGGTGTCGAGGCCTTCTGCGCCGGGGAGTTCGTCGACCACGACGCCTACCTCACCCTGGCCGAGATCGTCGCAAACACCGAACACGCCTTGGCGGGCCCGGCCATCGCCTACGCGTTCTCGCGTACCCCGTACGCGCACGCCACCGCCATGCGCCAGCTGCACGCCCAGGCGCCGGGCCGGCTGTTCCTGGGTCTGGGCAGCGCCGCGTTCCGGATCAACCGCGACTGGCTGGGCGTACCCGCCGACCGTCCCGTGGCCCGGATCGCGGAGACGGTCGAGGCGGCACGCGCCTGGCTGCACGCGGAGAACGGCGAACGGGTCCGGCACCGCGGCGAGTTCCAGTCGATCGACGCCGACGTCCGCGCCCCGGTGCTGGGCCGGCTCGACATCCCCGTCCTGCTCGCCGGGTTCAACTCGAGGATGGCCGCCACCGCGGGCCGGGTCGCCGACGGTGTCATCGGGCACGGCCTGTTCACCGACTCCTGGTGGAACGACGTCGTACGGCCCGCCGTCGAGCAGGGAACCGCCGAGGGCGACTCCGCCGGCAACGACCGCGCCGCACGGCCGCTCGAACACGGCTGGATCATCACGGCGGTCGACGACGCCGCCCCCGAACGCGCCCTCGCCGACGCCCGCCGGATGATCGCCTTCTACCTCACCGTGAAGACGTACGACCCGTTCGTGGCCCACCACGGCTGGGACGAGCCCGTCGAGCGGCTGCGCGCGGCGTTCCGCAGCGGGGACACCGACGGCATGGCGGCCGCGGTCACCGACGAGATGCTCACCGAGATCGCCGTCTGCGGGACGACCGCCGACGCGAAGGACGCGCTCGCCCGGCGCGCCGGCTCCCTCCCCCGCGACGTCGGCTACTTCGCGCCCCCGAGCTTCCTGGTCGGCCGTAAGCGCC
Coding sequences within it:
- a CDS encoding class I adenylate-forming enzyme family protein, whose amino-acid sequence is MNISMLLDMAAEGFGDRVVIGRAEDGLTPSRLRGLSVGGARVVRASGADALVYLATNGPAFTVAQFAAARAGVPLVPVNYRLGGEQLDALLANHPRALGIAEPEQAGALRRAGLPVRAPAEWLTDAAADTGDDLDPEPSEAPAVLIYTSGTTSAPKGVVLRHHNLVSYVLGTVEFAGAGADEAALMSVPPYHIAAVSNVLTNLYAGRRTLTLDQFTPEGWLGMVREQRVTNAMVVPTMLARLMDADGLDRSVPSLRALAYGGARMPVRVIETALRAWPHVGFVNAYGLTETSSTISVLGPREHRAAVSSDDPAVRARLGSAGLPLPGVELEIRDACGEVVGAGERGQIWVRGEQVSGEYAGQGSAVDERGYFHTRDQGRLDHDGYLYLEGRADDTIIRGAENIAPAEIEDVLLRHPDVLDAVVVGVPDEEWGQRIEAVVVPRDGARVDAGALRAAVRGTLRGSKTPDRITYWTELPRTVTGKLVRRDIVAALTAPESGTEGQA
- a CDS encoding enoyl-CoA hydratase/isomerase family protein → MDLRTVLFEVTDHVATITLNRPQAMNSFNQAMLEDFSLIWDTAKADDDVHVVVLRGAGERAFCTGMDVKEGIDRHPNVWSQTDPGEYLSPKLNQVWKPLVCAVHGMAAGGAFYWLNEADIVICSDDATFFDPHVSYGLTAALEPIGLARRIPLGEALRIALLGLDERVSAARALQIGLVSEVLPGERLWDRADDIARVIAAKPPAAIQGTVRAIWESLDSTRTQALRTGLSYTQIGNPIGKAQVDRSAVPRGRWTLR
- a CDS encoding LLM class flavin-dependent oxidoreductase produces the protein MRFGMPWPGRDVGREAEQAGVEAFCAGEFVDHDAYLTLAEIVANTEHALAGPAIAYAFSRTPYAHATAMRQLHAQAPGRLFLGLGSAAFRINRDWLGVPADRPVARIAETVEAARAWLHAENGERVRHRGEFQSIDADVRAPVLGRLDIPVLLAGFNSRMAATAGRVADGVIGHGLFTDSWWNDVVRPAVEQGTAEGDSAGNDRAARPLEHGWIITAVDDAAPERALADARRMIAFYLTVKTYDPFVAHHGWDEPVERLRAAFRSGDTDGMAAAVTDEMLTEIAVCGTTADAKDALARRAGSLPRDVGYFAPPSFLVGRKRRAAYARAGLALIGAVPDRG